AGGCTTATATACCTGTTTTTTGTAAGCAGCTGACAAAGACTTCGTTGGCATACAGCCAAAACTAATGTTAGTTTTTTCTGttgcttcttcattttcattgacacttttctttctcctttataTTAACGTTTACTTTTCACAAGAATATCTTTTGCATGTTCATATAACCTTTTTACTTTTGTCCTAAATTATTCCTTCATCGTCAATTAATTAAGTGTTTCAGAAACTAGTTCAACTCAGTTTAACCAACTTGGTAAatcagttttacaaaatatataaaactaactctttcattttgattgattcataaaacaataaaaaaaaaataagagctAAAACTTAAGGAGGTTtggttaaagatttttttttctattgttttatttttttttctattttcgtatgtttatatagaaaattgtggggaattttttttattgttttttattttattttttatttttattgttttttattctgCACAAACTTCAACAAACTAGCAGCtagcaaaatatataataacaaaaaacattttttttttcaaaccaaacaatttatttagctttttcttaattttcataCAAAGACTAATTCCTAGATTAATATCACCTTCTTAGGAACTTAgattaacaaacaaaataaagctAGAAGATGTAACCTAATAAAACTCAAATAACTTAATCACAATGTCATGTTTATGCattagttataatatttttacaagtATACTTACTATACACTTAAATATATAAACACATAACCAAATTATATTAGTCATCTAATATTTCCACCGATTAAGTTGATGActgtaaagtatttttttatgttattggtaaaaaatatctattttttactATGAATAATATTCATCGAATAATAGACTATTTTTAATGAATCTATTCTTTTAACTACGTTATCTCTCCAACTATAATACtcaatcttaaaactttatgtaaaaatatttgagCTCAATTTCATTTCAACCAACGTAAGATTGGTCACGATGATGGGTCAATAGTATAATTCTGAAGATTTCCCTTAATATAGAACGGAAACAATCAAGCCTAAGTAATATATTGAATCCGTTCTAATAGACACAAATTCTTATATTGCTCAAGAGTCGAAATTACATGctgtttgtaaaaatatttttctctcaactaGTGAGTGTCTTTTACAAACAAAATCGTGATATTCCACCGAACATCTAAACAGATATTATTTCCCATACGGAAAAAGAATCCTGTAGCACGAAACAAACAGacataaaacaaaagaataaaaaaagaataatgattTTGGCGACGTCATATCAGAGGTGGTGGTAGGTTCCAATTTGGCAAATGGTTGCACTGAATATTTCAACCGTGCAAACTTAACGTGTTGAATAATCCCATACACGTCCCATTAACAATTCCCATCATTATCAAATACCCAAACTTCCcaatatatctttaatttcaaCACATTCACACCTTTAACATTAATGCCACAACATAATTCATTGCCATCATCATCTCCATGTCCTAATTGCTTTTGCTTTCAATATTCATTCTCACAACACAAACTATGCAGCTCACTCATCTGTGCCTTATCATGCCCTCAGATTATGATAAACTAGATCCACTTCATGCAACCCCACAAACAAATATTAAAGGGGCACAGAAAAAAGCTAAGTCCAAAAAACACCCTCAAGGTGCACGTGGAGGCCATGTTGTTGCTACCCTTCATGGCTCTTTGACTAGGTTGTGTGACACAAAGTGGTGGAACCTATGCCAACATGGGGCAAGAATAAAAACCAAGCAGATCAAGAGTTCTTGTGTGTTTCATGACATGGAGGGTGTGCAACTCTCTTCCAAGATTGGAAGGGACAGCAACATTAATCCAAGGATTTTCAGCTATGCTGAGCTCTACATAGGATCAAGGGGTTTCTCTGAGGAGGAGGTTCTAGGAAGTGGAGGGTTTGGCAAAGTGTACAAAGCTGTGATGCCAAGTGATGAAACAGTGGTGGCTGTGAAGTGTTGCTTGGCTGGGAAAGGTGGTCAATTCGAGAAGACTTTTGCAGCTGAACTTGCAGCAGTGGCACACCTTCGCCACAAGAACCTTGTTCCCTTGAGGGGTTGGTGTGTTTTTGAGGATCAACTTTACCTTGTGTATGACTACATGCCTAATTCGAGCCTCGACCGGGTTCTGTTTCGCAAGAACTTGAAGGAGGAGCCACTTGGGTGGGTGAGGCGTGGGAAAATTGTGAAGGGTTTGGCATCTGCATTGCACTATTTGCACGAGCAGTTGGAGACTCAAATCATTCATAGGGATGTGAAGACCAGCAATGTGATGCTTGATTCCCACTACAATGCTAGGTTGGGGGACTTTGGCTTGGCAAGATGGCTTGAGCATGAGCTTGAGTATGAATATGAGACAAGGAAAGCATCAACATCAAGCAAGTTTGAGCATTTCAGGCTGAGTGAGACCACAAGGATTGGTGGCACAATTGGGTACTTACCTCCTGAGAGCTTCCAGAGAAGGAAAATTGCTACCTCAAAATCTGATGTGTTCAGCTTTGGGATAGTTGTGTTGGAGGTGGTGTCTGGGAGAAGGGCCATTGATCTCACATACCCTGATGAGAAAATcatcttgcttgattgggtcaGAAGGCTTAGTGATGAAAGAAGGCTTGTTGCTGCTGTGGACACAAGGCTGAAAGATGGTTCCTACAAGGTTTTTGAGATGGAGAATTTGATTCACATAAGCCTCTTGTGCACACTCCATGACCCTCAATTGAGGCCAAGCATGAAGTGGATTGCGGAAGCACTTTCTGACATGTCAAACAAGTTGCCAACACTCCCTTCATTTCACTCTCATCCTATGTACATCTCTTTGTCCTCCTCTTCTGAGACTAGTCCAAACAGCACAAAAGGCACTGGCACAAGCTCAGGAACAGAAAGTTCTAGCAATCATACTAGTTCCAATTCCAAGTATGTCACAGCCATAGGAGAGACTATATATGTGACTGCTGAAGCTGAAAACAGAAACAGTGGAACTAGCTCTACTAAGAGTAGCAAGAGAGTGATGCATCAGCAGCCATCATTTGTTGAAACACCTAGGGTGATACCATACAAGGAGATTGTTTCAGCCACAGATAACTTCTCAGAGTCCAAAAGGGTGGCTGAGCTAGACTTTGGAACTGCATACCATGGCATCCTTGATGGCCACTACCATGTCATGGTGAAACGCCTTGGCTTGAAGACTTGCCCTGCATTGCGCCAAAGATTTTCCAATGAGCTAAGGAACTTGGCAAAGCTTCGCCACAGGAATTTGGTGCAGCTTAGAGGGTGGTGCACTGAGCAAGGAGAGATGCTAGTGGTGTATGATTACTCAGCTAGAAGATTTCTCAGTCACCAACTTCACCATCATAAGAATGGTACTAAAAATAGCAATTCTGTCCTCAAATGGCATCATAGGTATAACATAGTGAAATCACTTGCATCTGCACTTCTCTATCTGCATGAGGAATGGGATGAACAAGTCATTCACAGGAACATAACCTCTTCAGCAGTGACTCTTGAACCTGACATGACCCCAAGACTAGGTAGTTTTGCTCTGGCTGAGTTTTTGTCAAGGAATGAGCATGGCCATCATGTAATCAGCAATAGGAGCAAGTCGGTTTGTGGGATTTTCGGCTACATGTCACCAGAATATGTGGAATCCGGTGAGGCAACAGCAGCTGCTGATGTTTATAGTTTTGGTGTAGTGGTGCTTGAGATTGTAAGTGGACTTAAGGCTGTGGATTTTAGGCAACCTGAGGTGCTATTGGTAAAGAAGGTTCATGAATTTGAGGTGAGAAAAAGGCCACTTGTGGCATTAGCAGATATAGGACTAAATGGAGAGTACAATTTCAAGGAGTTAATGAGATTGGTAAGCTTAGGAGTTGCATGCACCCGTTCTGACCCAAAATTAAGACCAAGTACTAGACAGATAGTAAGCATTCTTGATGGCAATGACAAATTAATCATGGGAGAGAACATGGAGAGCAGGGAAGATTGGAGAGAAAGAAATGCTTGCTCTTTGTCACTGGTTAAGAGAATTCAAGCTCTAGGAATACAATGAAAAGTTgcagaagaaaatgaaggaacAAAATGGGAAATAATTGTTTGTAATATATAGAAACCTTGTTTGtaacacaagagtttttttttcttacattgtATCTTTGTGCTTTGGCTATTTTTCATAGGGGTGGTCGACCTGATGAACCCGAACCAAAGTGAAGGAGAAAATCTGGGTTGTTTTGTAACATATATAATGGGCAATGATGATCTGTAACTTAGAGAAAGCGGTTTGTAACAGAGAaagtttttttctaatttatgctTTGGCTATTTTTAAGCTTCTTACTTCTTAGCTATGCTTCATTGTATGTAACAGAGAGAAGGTTAATGCATTAGTATATTTTTCTACTAAAGCAGGATTTATTGcatactttttagtttttatatatagatatatagacACATCCATATTTTTCAATGTCATGAACATATTGTATACAATTTTGCTATAATAACAATTTCAAGAGAATGGAGGAAAAGATTCTGATTTGAGCAAATTCAAGGTTATATATATTCGACACGATGTAAAATCAGTCTTATATGTAGTGTAACTCTCCTTGTGTAATTATATTCATCCAAATCAATGAAACTGAAATGAGAAGAAAGTGACCTTCCTATTCATGAACCAGTTCATTTCTTCTGAAAGGACGTATAAACGAAGGGAAGTCAAAGCAAATAAATGAGGGAAGAAAAATGGAACAGTATTAAAACTTTCTCTACCAAAATTAGATAGATTAGTCATTTATAGGCACCTTACATGAGTGTATgagataattaaattgaattaattgtGCAGCAACAATTAAATGTgcactaaataaaattaattttgcaattattaaactaaatataaaatagcAAGTTTTTGtgtaatgataaaattaattatgtagttattacattaaatataaaatagtatgttttaattattcaatGATTGAAGAATATGGAACTTTACGTTtccaatcaacaaaataaatgaaaaggttTATGattcttcattttaaaaatgctCTAGAATGGAATGtttgctatttaatttaatacaatGTTGAAACCGAACGTCCAGCAAGGAAAGTAAATGTAGAAAGGAACATGTTTACATgtattgaattttgaaattggaaatatatactaataagattttaattgaaaatttaatacaATTCACCGATTTTAATTGTCAATGAGCATTTCTCATATAAATTAACTGTAATT
This region of Glycine max cultivar Williams 82 chromosome 7, Glycine_max_v4.0, whole genome shotgun sequence genomic DNA includes:
- the LOC100781955 gene encoding receptor like protein kinase S.2 — its product is MQLTHLCLIMPSDYDKLDPLHATPQTNIKGAQKKAKSKKHPQGARGGHVVATLHGSLTRLCDTKWWNLCQHGARIKTKQIKSSCVFHDMEGVQLSSKIGRDSNINPRIFSYAELYIGSRGFSEEEVLGSGGFGKVYKAVMPSDETVVAVKCCLAGKGGQFEKTFAAELAAVAHLRHKNLVPLRGWCVFEDQLYLVYDYMPNSSLDRVLFRKNLKEEPLGWVRRGKIVKGLASALHYLHEQLETQIIHRDVKTSNVMLDSHYNARLGDFGLARWLEHELEYEYETRKASTSSKFEHFRLSETTRIGGTIGYLPPESFQRRKIATSKSDVFSFGIVVLEVVSGRRAIDLTYPDEKIILLDWVRRLSDERRLVAAVDTRLKDGSYKVFEMENLIHISLLCTLHDPQLRPSMKWIAEALSDMSNKLPTLPSFHSHPMYISLSSSSETSPNSTKGTGTSSGTESSSNHTSSNSKYVTAIGETIYVTAEAENRNSGTSSTKSSKRVMHQQPSFVETPRVIPYKEIVSATDNFSESKRVAELDFGTAYHGILDGHYHVMVKRLGLKTCPALRQRFSNELRNLAKLRHRNLVQLRGWCTEQGEMLVVYDYSARRFLSHQLHHHKNGTKNSNSVLKWHHRYNIVKSLASALLYLHEEWDEQVIHRNITSSAVTLEPDMTPRLGSFALAEFLSRNEHGHHVISNRSKSVCGIFGYMSPEYVESGEATAAADVYSFGVVVLEIVSGLKAVDFRQPEVLLVKKVHEFEVRKRPLVALADIGLNGEYNFKELMRLVSLGVACTRSDPKLRPSTRQIVSILDGNDKLIMGENMESREDWRERNACSLSLVKRIQALGIQ